In Microbacterium galbinum, a single window of DNA contains:
- a CDS encoding SURF1 family protein, producing the protein MLRGRWIGMLLFCLLVAGVFAWLGQWQLERAIETDPPEPGATEQVQQLDEVVEPGQYLPEPLVGQRVETSGTWVPGDFLVVSQRYNDGVEGYWVTGQLRVAERTSIAVAIGWAPDRESADAAIDELNADDGGTVEIAGRIISDEGPVPPPHDEPDRMNRMSTAALLSFWHDTDQLDVYRPYLAAIEASAGLVDIDSPAPNEMSPVNWLNVFYAVEWAIFAGFAFYLWYRLAKDAWEREVEEFEDAAAASA; encoded by the coding sequence ATGCTGCGCGGGCGATGGATCGGCATGCTGCTGTTCTGCCTGCTGGTGGCCGGCGTGTTCGCCTGGCTCGGCCAGTGGCAGCTCGAACGTGCGATCGAGACCGACCCGCCCGAGCCGGGCGCGACGGAGCAGGTGCAACAGCTCGATGAGGTCGTGGAACCGGGGCAGTACCTTCCCGAGCCGCTCGTCGGTCAGCGGGTCGAGACCTCGGGCACCTGGGTGCCCGGCGACTTCCTCGTCGTCTCGCAGCGCTACAACGACGGCGTCGAGGGCTACTGGGTGACCGGTCAGCTGCGCGTCGCCGAGCGCACCTCGATCGCCGTCGCGATCGGATGGGCACCCGACCGCGAGAGCGCGGACGCGGCGATCGACGAACTGAACGCCGATGACGGCGGCACCGTCGAGATCGCCGGCCGCATCATCTCCGACGAGGGACCGGTCCCGCCGCCGCACGACGAACCCGACCGGATGAACCGGATGTCGACGGCCGCACTGCTCAGCTTCTGGCACGACACCGACCAGCTCGACGTGTATCGGCCGTATCTCGCCGCGATCGAGGCATCCGCCGGGCTCGTCGACATCGATTCGCCGGCGCCGAACGAGATGTCGCCGGTCAACTGGCTCAACGTGTTCTACGCCGTCGAGTGGGCGATCTTCGCGGGCTTCGCCTTCTACCTCTGGTACCGCCTGGCGAAGGACGCGTGGGAGCGCGAGGTCGAGGAATTCGAGGACGCCGCCGCGGCGTCCGCCTGA
- a CDS encoding GuaB3 family IMP dehydrogenase-related protein, giving the protein MEIELGRGKRARRAYTFDDIAVVPSRRTRNPEDVSTAWTIDAFGFGIPVLGAPMDSVVSPQTAIMLGQLGGLGVLDLEGLWTRYENPEPLLAEIAGLSDSQATVRMQQLYSEPIKPALITQRLAEIREAGVTVAGSLTPQRTQEFYDTVAAAGVDLFVIRGTTVSAEHVSSDIEPLNLKKFIYDLDVPVIVGGAATYTAALHLMRTGAAGVLVGFGGGAASTTRATLGIHAPMATAVSDVAAARRDYLDESGGRYVHVIADGGVGTSGDIVKALAMGADAVMLGVALARATDAPGHGYHWGPEAHHPKLPRGRRVQVGGIGTLEEILYGPAPVADGTANLIGALRKSMATTGYSDLKEFQRVEVVLAPYEA; this is encoded by the coding sequence ATGGAGATCGAGCTCGGCCGAGGAAAGCGCGCGCGTCGCGCGTACACGTTCGATGACATCGCGGTGGTGCCCTCGCGGCGCACGCGCAACCCGGAGGACGTGTCGACCGCCTGGACGATCGACGCCTTCGGCTTCGGGATCCCCGTGCTGGGGGCGCCGATGGATTCCGTCGTGAGCCCGCAGACGGCGATCATGCTCGGGCAGCTCGGCGGCCTCGGCGTGCTCGACCTCGAGGGCCTCTGGACCCGGTACGAGAACCCCGAGCCGCTGCTCGCCGAGATCGCCGGCCTCAGCGACTCCCAGGCGACCGTGCGCATGCAGCAGCTGTACTCGGAGCCGATCAAGCCCGCGCTCATCACGCAGCGTCTCGCCGAGATCCGCGAGGCGGGCGTCACCGTCGCCGGCTCGCTCACGCCGCAGCGCACCCAGGAGTTCTACGACACGGTCGCCGCGGCCGGGGTCGACCTGTTCGTGATCCGTGGCACCACGGTGTCGGCGGAGCACGTCTCGAGCGACATCGAGCCCCTCAACCTCAAGAAGTTCATCTACGACCTCGACGTGCCCGTGATCGTCGGCGGCGCAGCCACCTACACGGCCGCGCTGCACCTCATGCGCACGGGCGCGGCCGGTGTGCTGGTCGGCTTCGGCGGGGGAGCGGCGTCGACCACGCGCGCGACCCTCGGCATCCACGCGCCGATGGCGACCGCCGTCTCCGACGTCGCGGCGGCGCGTCGCGACTACCTCGACGAGTCGGGCGGACGCTACGTGCACGTCATCGCCGACGGCGGCGTGGGCACCTCCGGCGACATCGTGAAGGCGCTGGCGATGGGGGCGGATGCCGTCATGCTCGGCGTCGCGCTGGCCCGCGCCACCGATGCGCCCGGTCACGGCTACCACTGGGGCCCCGAGGCCCACCACCCGAAGCTGCCGCGCGGTCGTCGCGTGCAGGTCGGAGGGATCGGCACGCTCGAGGAGATCCTGTACGGCCCCGCTCCCGTGGCCGACGGCACCGCGAACCTCATCGGCGCGCTGCGCAAGTCCATGGCGACCACCGGATACTCCGACCTCAAGGAGTTCCAGCGGGTCGAGGTCGTCCTCGCCCCGTACGAAGCCTGA
- a CDS encoding FAD-dependent oxidoreductase, producing the protein MAGRLGATSGGCMGADAAAVVIVGGGVMGLATAWELARRGKRPVVLERFARGHREGASHGATRNFNNAYDEDHYLDLLVRAREGWDSLGDVGGTPLLRLHGLVTHGDVDLRRIHERLAARGIPAEVLSAGEATRRWAGMRFDDDALWSPDAGVVRASAALIEFERRILAAGGDVRWSTPVAAIDDRGEGIDIALADGSHLRAETVVVTVGAWSRNLVGELGLPRLTVTEETPAHFAPVDDAGWPSFNHYVDPEEYPATVYGMPTPGEGVKVGFHRVGDEVDPDARPHVPTHLDTLAGYVREWMPGLDAASAVPISCTYTSTDDGAFVLDRRGRIVVGAGFSGHGFKFATGIGATLADLALDESARAAEPFRLPHVS; encoded by the coding sequence ATGGCTGGGAGACTGGGAGCGACATCGGGAGGATGCATGGGAGCGGATGCCGCAGCGGTCGTCATCGTGGGCGGCGGGGTCATGGGACTCGCCACCGCCTGGGAACTCGCACGACGCGGGAAGCGTCCCGTCGTGCTGGAGCGGTTCGCCCGCGGCCACCGCGAGGGGGCGTCGCACGGAGCCACGCGCAACTTCAACAACGCCTACGACGAGGATCACTACCTCGACCTCCTCGTGCGTGCGCGGGAGGGGTGGGACTCGCTCGGTGACGTCGGCGGGACTCCCCTGTTACGGCTGCACGGCCTCGTCACGCACGGTGATGTCGACCTGCGGCGGATCCACGAGCGCCTGGCCGCGCGCGGCATCCCGGCCGAGGTGCTCTCCGCAGGCGAGGCGACCCGCCGCTGGGCCGGCATGCGCTTCGACGACGACGCGCTGTGGTCGCCCGACGCCGGCGTCGTGCGAGCATCCGCTGCCCTGATCGAGTTCGAGCGCCGGATCCTCGCCGCGGGCGGCGACGTGCGATGGAGCACGCCGGTCGCCGCGATCGACGACCGCGGGGAGGGCATCGACATCGCTCTCGCCGACGGCTCGCACCTGCGCGCCGAGACCGTGGTGGTCACGGTCGGTGCCTGGAGCCGGAACCTGGTCGGAGAGCTCGGACTCCCCCGCCTCACGGTCACCGAGGAGACGCCCGCGCACTTCGCGCCGGTCGATGACGCCGGCTGGCCGTCGTTCAACCACTACGTCGATCCGGAGGAGTACCCCGCGACCGTCTACGGCATGCCCACTCCCGGGGAGGGCGTGAAGGTCGGCTTCCACCGTGTGGGCGACGAGGTCGACCCCGACGCCCGCCCGCACGTCCCCACGCATCTCGACACTCTCGCCGGCTACGTGCGCGAGTGGATGCCGGGACTCGACGCGGCGAGCGCGGTGCCGATCAGCTGCACGTACACCTCGACCGACGACGGCGCGTTCGTCCTCGACCGACGCGGCCGGATCGTCGTCGGAGCGGGCTTCTCGGGCCACGGGTTCAAGTTCGCGACCGGGATCGGGGCGACGCTCGCGGATCTCGCGCTCGACGAGTCGGCGCGCGCCGCCGAGCCGTTTCGGCTCCCCCACGTGAGCTGA
- a CDS encoding sensor histidine kinase, with protein MNRYESLGTAAAPAPVQRGWQRYFDDPTPLMKQGPTAIAVGVAGLLVIVVPGIQATNPAAAIVGIALVGLVTALAAVLAARGVHDGWIVLLIPAVDILAIGVLRVGTGGTASLFSSFVLLPVIWLAASPGLRPVFLIGVLTSIAFLMPIALDSAAGELAWLRGVISPLVFAVAGAIVNELSRLQRLRTAQAEALVVERTAALSDNLSMVQQLQASEKQYQFLLESFSSLWSSITAQAVIATDRKGVVIAWNPGAERLIGLSVDEALDDVTVDRFFDPSALGLFADPATPRSLDDPTGMRALLDEVDAGRTVEADVDMTTAGGSSVPVRLTLSLYQGTDGAQRGYLLVITDETKAVEVARLKDEFVGMISHELRTPLSAIIGFLDLLQNDPEQPLTADQQDFVAVIERNAKRLLNLVGDLLFTAQAESGRFPLEKAETDLSALVRSAVESSGPNAQKNGVELLSDIPAEPIRLLVDAGRIGQAIDNLLSNAIKFTPSGGRVTARLEMREGEARICIEDTGFGIPEEEQGMLFTRFFRASTATRNAVPGVGLGLTITRAIVQAHGGTMSMSSEVGKGTEFWFTLPVELRTEALRLEGLRNV; from the coding sequence ATGAATCGTTACGAGTCCTTGGGCACGGCGGCCGCCCCCGCTCCCGTGCAGCGCGGGTGGCAGCGGTACTTCGACGACCCCACACCGCTCATGAAGCAGGGGCCCACGGCCATCGCCGTCGGCGTCGCAGGGCTGCTCGTGATCGTGGTGCCCGGTATCCAGGCCACGAATCCGGCGGCGGCGATCGTCGGTATCGCTCTGGTGGGGCTCGTCACCGCGCTCGCCGCGGTCCTCGCGGCACGGGGCGTTCACGACGGCTGGATCGTGCTCCTCATCCCCGCGGTGGACATCCTGGCCATCGGAGTGCTGCGTGTCGGCACAGGTGGAACCGCGTCGCTGTTCTCGTCGTTCGTCCTGCTCCCGGTGATCTGGCTCGCCGCCTCACCGGGGTTGCGTCCGGTCTTCCTGATCGGGGTCCTGACGTCGATCGCTTTCCTGATGCCGATCGCGCTCGACTCGGCAGCCGGCGAGCTCGCCTGGCTCCGCGGCGTGATCAGCCCCCTCGTCTTCGCGGTGGCCGGGGCGATCGTCAACGAGCTCTCACGTCTCCAGCGTCTGCGCACCGCTCAAGCGGAGGCGCTCGTCGTCGAGCGCACGGCGGCGCTCTCGGACAACCTCTCGATGGTCCAGCAGCTCCAGGCCAGCGAGAAGCAGTACCAGTTCCTCCTGGAGTCGTTCAGCAGCCTGTGGAGCTCGATCACCGCCCAGGCGGTCATCGCCACCGACCGCAAGGGTGTCGTGATCGCCTGGAACCCCGGGGCGGAGCGCCTCATCGGTCTGTCCGTGGACGAGGCGCTCGATGATGTGACCGTCGATCGCTTCTTCGATCCCTCGGCACTCGGCCTCTTCGCCGATCCCGCGACTCCCCGGTCGCTCGACGACCCGACCGGGATGCGCGCCCTGCTCGACGAAGTCGACGCGGGCCGCACGGTCGAAGCCGATGTCGACATGACCACCGCCGGCGGATCGAGCGTGCCCGTGCGTCTCACGCTGTCGCTGTACCAGGGGACGGATGGCGCACAGCGCGGCTATCTGCTCGTCATCACGGACGAGACCAAGGCCGTCGAGGTCGCACGCCTCAAGGACGAGTTCGTCGGCATGATCTCGCATGAACTGCGCACGCCGTTGAGCGCGATCATCGGGTTCCTCGACCTGCTGCAGAACGATCCGGAACAACCGTTGACCGCTGACCAGCAGGACTTCGTGGCCGTGATCGAGCGGAACGCCAAACGTCTTCTGAACCTCGTCGGCGACCTGCTCTTCACCGCGCAGGCGGAGTCCGGCCGATTCCCGCTCGAGAAGGCGGAAACCGACCTCTCCGCTCTCGTGCGATCCGCCGTCGAGTCGTCCGGGCCGAACGCTCAGAAGAACGGTGTGGAGCTCCTCTCCGACATCCCGGCGGAACCCATCCGTCTCCTCGTCGACGCCGGCAGAATCGGTCAGGCGATCGACAATCTCCTGTCGAACGCGATCAAGTTCACGCCGAGCGGCGGACGCGTCACCGCACGCCTGGAGATGCGCGAGGGCGAAGCTCGCATCTGCATCGAGGACACCGGTTTCGGGATCCCGGAGGAAGAGCAGGGGATGCTGTTCACTCGCTTCTTCCGCGCCTCGACGGCGACCCGGAACGCGGTGCCCGGGGTGGGGCTCGGGCTGACGATCACTCGCGCCATCGTTCAGGCGCACGGCGGGACCATGAGCATGAGCAGCGAGGTGGGGAAGGGGACCGAGTTCTGGTTCACTCTTCCGGTCGAGCTGCGCACGGAAGCGCTGCGTCTCGAGGGCCTGCGCAACGTCTGA
- a CDS encoding response regulator, which yields MSARPLALVVEDDLDQMSLLRRHLDREGFDVFSAGDAESAISAFPHIDPSLAVLDLLLPGISGTECARLVRETFPRCFLVISSVLDVTSYPTADAALPKPVRGAALRRAVAGVDR from the coding sequence ATGAGCGCACGCCCGTTGGCCCTCGTGGTCGAGGACGACCTCGACCAGATGTCGCTGCTGCGTCGTCATCTCGACCGCGAGGGCTTCGACGTGTTCTCCGCCGGTGACGCCGAGTCGGCGATCTCGGCCTTCCCGCACATCGACCCCTCGCTCGCGGTGCTCGATCTGCTGCTCCCGGGTATCTCCGGCACCGAGTGCGCGCGCCTGGTGCGGGAGACGTTCCCGCGGTGCTTCCTCGTGATCAGCTCCGTGCTCGACGTGACGTCGTACCCGACGGCGGATGCCGCGCTCCCGAAGCCCGTGCGCGGGGCAGCCCTGCGCCGGGCCGTCGCAGGAGTCGACCGATGA